A section of the Ruania halotolerans genome encodes:
- a CDS encoding ROK family protein — protein MPAGDERAPAPAADATALGVDVGGTTIKVGRVGTDGTLNDTRTLPTPRDPNQLADAIAVEVEKTPEDAVGVVTPGITDEQSGVISFAANLGWRDVPMRQILEERLGQPVALGHDVRAGALAESLWGAGATDMLFIPLGTGIASALVLDGAVRGTGWAGEMGQVLVPDLDEPVPSGQSRASVLLRRPFEQIASASAIAARYARATGGEDVSGGAAHVLDLAAGSAQRPVDPIAAEIVRTAIEALADVLAQAAGLLGPVPIVLGGGLARAGETILAPLRAELAERLPAELRPPVRVAALGSWAGCLGAGALALDLGGRR, from the coding sequence ATGCCCGCCGGCGATGAGAGGGCCCCTGCCCCCGCAGCGGACGCCACAGCCCTGGGCGTGGATGTCGGTGGCACCACCATCAAGGTGGGGCGTGTGGGCACCGACGGCACGCTCAACGACACCCGGACCCTGCCGACTCCCCGAGACCCGAACCAGCTCGCTGACGCCATCGCGGTGGAGGTCGAGAAGACGCCGGAAGACGCAGTCGGCGTGGTCACTCCCGGTATCACCGATGAGCAGAGTGGCGTCATCTCCTTCGCCGCCAACCTCGGCTGGCGGGACGTGCCGATGCGGCAGATCCTCGAAGAACGCCTCGGTCAGCCCGTGGCACTAGGCCACGATGTGCGCGCTGGTGCGCTCGCAGAGTCGCTCTGGGGCGCCGGAGCCACTGACATGCTCTTCATCCCGCTGGGCACCGGGATCGCGTCTGCGCTGGTGCTCGACGGTGCCGTCCGCGGCACCGGGTGGGCCGGCGAGATGGGGCAGGTGCTGGTGCCTGACCTGGATGAGCCCGTGCCCTCGGGACAGAGCCGCGCCAGCGTTCTACTGCGCCGACCGTTCGAACAGATCGCCTCGGCGTCGGCGATTGCTGCCCGGTATGCCCGCGCGACCGGCGGTGAGGATGTCTCGGGCGGTGCCGCCCATGTGCTCGACCTGGCCGCTGGTTCGGCCCAGCGACCTGTGGACCCGATCGCGGCGGAGATCGTGCGCACTGCCATCGAAGCGCTCGCCGATGTGCTCGCCCAGGCGGCCGGGCTGCTCGGACCGGTGCCCATCGTGCTCGGCGGGGGACTCGCCCGTGCAGGCGAGACGATCCTTGCGCCGCTGCGCGCCGAACTCGCCGAGCGCCTACCCGCCGAGCTGCGGCCGCCCGTCCGGGTCGCTGCCCTCGGATCCTGGGCCGGCTGCCTGGGCGCCGGTGCCCTCGCGCTCGACCTGGGAGGAAGACGATGA
- a CDS encoding 1-phosphofructokinase family hexose kinase, translating to MIVTVTPNPAVDITYAVPQLHHGAVHRVRQVSDSAGGKGVNVARVLAGFGRRVSCSGFLAGAMGEYLQDLLDHDQVEQAWTLVAGETRRTVTIVEDDGRTGATLFNEPGPTVTGRDWERLTRAVLTSLADAGLLVISGSTPPGTGAGDLPALVRSAVGQDIPVIVDTSGPALLEVAAARPTVVKPNIDEVREATGIEDPIAAARDLITRGAHAVLVSRGSDGVLLVTAHGAWQARPPAPITGNATGAGDAAVAALAMAVADGARGGDLAAHLPDVVALSAAAVLMPTAGAVDHDAYDRMRTSIHTETADAAD from the coding sequence ATGATCGTCACCGTCACCCCCAACCCCGCGGTGGACATCACCTATGCGGTCCCGCAGTTGCACCACGGTGCGGTACACCGCGTGCGGCAGGTGAGCGACTCGGCCGGCGGGAAGGGGGTGAACGTGGCGCGGGTGCTCGCGGGCTTCGGGCGGAGGGTGAGTTGCTCCGGCTTCCTCGCCGGAGCGATGGGGGAGTACCTGCAGGATCTCCTGGACCACGATCAGGTAGAGCAGGCGTGGACCCTGGTGGCTGGGGAAACTCGCCGCACGGTGACGATCGTCGAGGACGACGGACGCACGGGGGCGACCCTGTTCAACGAACCCGGCCCCACAGTGACCGGCAGGGACTGGGAACGCCTGACGCGCGCCGTCCTCACGAGCCTCGCCGACGCCGGTCTGCTCGTGATCTCCGGCTCCACACCACCGGGCACGGGTGCCGGCGACCTGCCCGCACTGGTGCGGTCCGCCGTCGGCCAGGACATCCCGGTGATCGTCGACACCTCCGGCCCTGCCCTCCTGGAGGTTGCCGCCGCCCGGCCCACTGTGGTCAAGCCGAACATCGACGAGGTCCGCGAAGCGACCGGGATCGAGGACCCGATCGCGGCTGCACGGGATTTGATCACCCGAGGCGCACATGCCGTACTGGTCTCCCGCGGCAGCGACGGCGTACTGCTGGTGACCGCCCACGGTGCCTGGCAAGCACGCCCGCCCGCCCCGATCACGGGGAACGCCACCGGTGCCGGGGACGCTGCCGTAGCGGCTCTCGCGATGGCCGTGGCCGACGGCGCACGGGGCGGCGATCTGGCCGCGCACCTGCCAGACGTGGTGGCCCTGTCCGCCGCCGCCGTCCTGATGCCCACCGCCGGTGCGGTGGACCACGACGCCTATGACCGCATGCGAACCTCGATCCACACGGAGACCGCCGATGCCGCTGACTGA
- a CDS encoding DeoR/GlpR family DNA-binding transcription regulator codes for MNRHDRLAALLEMVVAREHVQVEDVVTALSVSPATVRRDLDSLAAQQLVVRTRGGASVPPSSGDLPLRYKTARQSAEKARIARAAANMVQPGEVVGMNGGTTTTEVARELAVHPVLRENGQTSVTVVTNAVNIAAELAVRTHLRVVMTGGVVRAMSYELTGPLADLLLGQVTVDTLFLGINGLTVAEGACAHDEGEASIAAALAGRAGRVVVVADSTKLGRRAFARIVTADRIDEVVTDDGADPGVVSDLEAAGLTVTCV; via the coding sequence ATGAACCGTCACGACCGCCTCGCCGCCCTGCTCGAGATGGTGGTGGCGCGCGAGCATGTGCAGGTCGAGGATGTCGTCACCGCGCTCAGTGTCTCCCCCGCCACGGTACGCCGGGACCTGGATTCCCTCGCGGCCCAGCAGCTGGTGGTGCGCACCCGCGGTGGTGCGAGCGTGCCGCCGTCCTCCGGCGATCTGCCGCTGCGGTACAAGACGGCCCGTCAAAGCGCCGAGAAGGCGCGGATCGCACGAGCCGCAGCGAACATGGTGCAGCCCGGCGAAGTGGTCGGGATGAATGGCGGGACCACCACCACCGAAGTGGCACGTGAGCTGGCAGTACACCCTGTGCTGCGAGAGAACGGGCAGACGTCGGTGACCGTGGTGACAAACGCCGTCAATATCGCGGCTGAGCTCGCCGTGCGCACCCACCTGCGCGTCGTGATGACCGGTGGCGTCGTGCGCGCGATGAGCTACGAACTCACTGGCCCACTCGCGGATCTGCTGCTCGGGCAGGTCACCGTGGACACGCTGTTTCTCGGGATCAATGGGTTGACCGTCGCCGAGGGTGCGTGCGCACACGATGAGGGCGAGGCCTCGATCGCTGCGGCCCTGGCCGGGCGGGCCGGGCGGGTCGTCGTCGTGGCCGATTCCACGAAACTCGGGCGACGTGCATTCGCCCGGATCGTCACCGCTGATCGCATTGACGAGGTCGTCACCGACGATGGTGCGGATCCCGGCGTCGTCAGCGACTTGGAAGCGGCCGGGCTGACGGTGACCTGCGTGTGA
- a CDS encoding class II fructose-bisphosphate aldolase, with protein sequence MPLTDLTTLAARLRAERSGLGAFNVVHLEHGEAFIAAAERAGRPVVLQVSQNAVKFHGSLAPLGTAVLALARAASVEVVVHLDHADDVSLVREAIDLGFTSVMYDGSKLAYEENLATTTEVVRLAHERGVSVEAELGEVGGKNGVHDPSTRTDPAQAAQFVAETGVDLLAVAVGSSHAMTSRGAVLDTDLIAEIAAAVTVPLVLHGSSGVSDEGMRAAIDAGMTKINVSTHLNRIFTESVRASLDADPGLVDSRTWFRPGLQAISAEVERLLRWYA encoded by the coding sequence ATGCCGCTGACTGACCTGACCACTCTTGCTGCTCGCCTGCGTGCCGAACGCTCCGGGCTCGGCGCCTTCAATGTGGTCCACCTCGAACACGGCGAGGCGTTCATCGCCGCCGCTGAGCGTGCCGGTCGACCGGTGGTGCTGCAGGTGAGCCAGAACGCCGTGAAGTTCCACGGGTCGCTGGCCCCGCTCGGGACGGCGGTGCTCGCCCTGGCCCGGGCGGCGTCGGTGGAGGTGGTGGTGCACCTGGACCACGCCGACGACGTCAGCCTGGTCCGCGAGGCGATCGACCTGGGATTCACCTCAGTGATGTACGACGGGTCGAAGTTGGCGTATGAGGAGAACCTCGCCACCACGACCGAGGTGGTGCGCCTGGCACACGAACGCGGCGTGTCCGTGGAGGCCGAGCTGGGGGAGGTCGGCGGCAAGAATGGCGTGCACGACCCGTCCACCCGCACCGACCCGGCGCAGGCGGCGCAGTTCGTGGCCGAGACGGGGGTCGACCTGCTTGCCGTGGCCGTGGGGTCCTCGCATGCGATGACGTCCCGCGGCGCCGTGCTGGACACCGACCTGATCGCCGAGATCGCTGCGGCCGTGACGGTGCCACTGGTGCTCCATGGCTCATCCGGGGTGAGTGACGAGGGGATGCGCGCGGCGATCGATGCAGGGATGACGAAGATCAACGTGTCGACCCACTTGAACCGCATCTTCACCGAATCGGTGCGTGCGTCCCTCGATGCGGACCCGGGCCTGGTGGATTCCCGGACGTGGTTCCGCCCCGGTCTGCAGGCGATCAGCGCCGAGGTGGAGCGACTGCTGCGCTGGTACGCCTAA
- a CDS encoding SIS domain-containing protein, with protein MSDTAASLSGRSQTAIEVVSQPDVWEWALSQHGDAAGLPASGERVAVVGCGTSWFMAQSYACLRESAGQGVTDAFTASEFPAGRSYDRVVTISRSGTTTEIVQLLSRTSIPSVLITAVGAGPAAAYAGHEIVLDQADETSVVQTRFATTALLVLRASLGEDLTGAIADARTALTAPIDPTWVEADQISFLGTGWTIGLAHEAALKLRESSQSWTESYPAMEYRHGPISIAQPGRVVWVFGAPPEGLVGDVDATGATIAVSELDPLAHLVLLHRTAVARSEARGLNPDTPRHLARAVILPTDD; from the coding sequence GTGTCGGACACAGCAGCTTCACTCTCGGGACGATCACAGACGGCGATCGAGGTAGTCTCTCAGCCGGACGTGTGGGAGTGGGCCCTCTCGCAGCATGGGGATGCGGCAGGACTGCCCGCGTCCGGTGAACGTGTGGCCGTGGTGGGCTGCGGAACCTCGTGGTTCATGGCGCAGTCGTATGCCTGCCTCCGGGAGAGCGCAGGGCAGGGCGTGACGGACGCCTTCACCGCCTCCGAGTTCCCCGCAGGGCGCTCCTACGACCGCGTGGTCACGATCTCGCGATCCGGTACCACCACGGAGATCGTGCAGCTGCTGAGCCGCACCTCGATCCCGAGCGTGCTCATCACCGCCGTGGGTGCAGGCCCAGCGGCCGCCTATGCCGGCCACGAGATCGTGCTGGACCAGGCCGATGAGACATCCGTGGTGCAGACCAGATTCGCCACCACTGCGCTACTGGTGCTCCGTGCGAGCCTGGGTGAGGATCTCACCGGCGCCATCGCGGACGCGCGCACCGCCCTGACCGCCCCGATCGATCCAACCTGGGTGGAGGCAGACCAGATCAGCTTCCTCGGCACCGGCTGGACCATCGGCCTCGCGCACGAGGCAGCCCTGAAACTCCGCGAGTCCTCTCAGTCCTGGACCGAGTCCTACCCGGCGATGGAGTACCGCCACGGCCCCATCTCGATCGCTCAGCCCGGGCGCGTGGTCTGGGTCTTCGGCGCCCCGCCAGAGGGACTCGTCGGCGACGTCGACGCAACGGGTGCCACGATCGCCGTCAGCGAACTCGACCCGTTGGCCCACCTCGTGCTCCTGCACCGCACTGCTGTGGCCCGATCAGAAGCTCGCGGGCTGAACCCGGATACCCCTCGCCACCTCGCCCGCGCCGTGATCCTCCCCACGGACGACTGA